The following proteins are co-located in the Castor canadensis chromosome 5, mCasCan1.hap1v2, whole genome shotgun sequence genome:
- the Cfap298 gene encoding cilia- and flagella-associated protein 298 isoform X2 translates to MVLLHVKRGDESQFLLQAPGSTELEELTVQVAQVYNGRLKVQRLCSEMEELAEHGIFLPPNMQGLTDEQIEELKLKDEWGEKCIPSGGSVFKKDDIGRRNGQAPNEKLKQVLKKTIEEAKAIISKKQVEASVCVTMEMVKDALDQLRGAVMIVYPMGLPPYDPIRMEFENKEDLSGTQAGLSVIDESQAQLWWAAKELRRTKKLSDYVGKNEKTKIIVKIQQIVTEEEASVCNLSCPHLFRRGREPQPESPLLAARSRSS, encoded by the exons ATGGTTCTTCTGCATGTAAAGAGGGGCGACGAGAGCCAGTTCCTGCTGCAGGCGCCGGGGAGCACGGAGCTGGAGGAGCTCACGGTGCAGGTGGCCCAGGTCTACAACGGGCGGCTCAAAGTGCAGCGCCTGTGCTCAG AAATGGAAGAGTTAGCGGAGCATGGCATATTTCTCCCTCCTAATATGCAAGGACTGACCGATGAGCAGATTGAAGAACTGAAATTAAAGGATGAATGGGGTGAAAAATGTATACCCAGTGGGGGTTCAGTATTTAAGAAGGACGACATCGGCCGAAGGAACGGGCAAG ccccaaatgaaaaactgaagcaggttttaaagaagactatagaagaggCCAAAGCAATAATATCTAAG AAACAAGTGGAAGCCAGCGTCTGTGTTACTATGGAGATGGTGAAAGATGCCCTAGACCAGCTCCGAGGTGCGGTGATGATTGTTTATCCCATGGGGCTGCCACCCTACGATCCCATCCGGATGGAGTTTGAAAATAAGGAAGATCTGTCAGGAACCCAG GCAGGGCTCAGCGTCATTGATGAGTCCCAGGCACAACTGTGGTGGGCAGCCAAGGAGTTAAGAAGAACAAAGAAGCTTTCAGActatgtggggaaaaatgaaaaaaccaaaattatcGTCAAGATTCAGCAA ATTGTCACTGAGGAAGAAGCTTCAGTCTGCAATTTGTCCTGTCCTCACCTTTTCAGAAGGGGCAGGGAGCCCCAGCCCGAGAGCCCATTATTAGCAGCGAGGAGCAGAAGCAGCTGA
- the Cfap298 gene encoding cilia- and flagella-associated protein 298 isoform X1, with product MVLLHVKRGDESQFLLQAPGSTELEELTVQVAQVYNGRLKVQRLCSEMEELAEHGIFLPPNMQGLTDEQIEELKLKDEWGEKCIPSGGSVFKKDDIGRRNGQAPNEKLKQVLKKTIEEAKAIISKKQVEASVCVTMEMVKDALDQLRGAVMIVYPMGLPPYDPIRMEFENKEDLSGTQAGLSVIDESQAQLWWAAKELRRTKKLSDYVGKNEKTKIIVKIQQKGQGAPAREPIISSEEQKQLMLYYHRRQEELKKLEENDDDSCLNSPWADNTALKRHFHGVKDIKWRPR from the exons ATGGTTCTTCTGCATGTAAAGAGGGGCGACGAGAGCCAGTTCCTGCTGCAGGCGCCGGGGAGCACGGAGCTGGAGGAGCTCACGGTGCAGGTGGCCCAGGTCTACAACGGGCGGCTCAAAGTGCAGCGCCTGTGCTCAG AAATGGAAGAGTTAGCGGAGCATGGCATATTTCTCCCTCCTAATATGCAAGGACTGACCGATGAGCAGATTGAAGAACTGAAATTAAAGGATGAATGGGGTGAAAAATGTATACCCAGTGGGGGTTCAGTATTTAAGAAGGACGACATCGGCCGAAGGAACGGGCAAG ccccaaatgaaaaactgaagcaggttttaaagaagactatagaagaggCCAAAGCAATAATATCTAAG AAACAAGTGGAAGCCAGCGTCTGTGTTACTATGGAGATGGTGAAAGATGCCCTAGACCAGCTCCGAGGTGCGGTGATGATTGTTTATCCCATGGGGCTGCCACCCTACGATCCCATCCGGATGGAGTTTGAAAATAAGGAAGATCTGTCAGGAACCCAG GCAGGGCTCAGCGTCATTGATGAGTCCCAGGCACAACTGTGGTGGGCAGCCAAGGAGTTAAGAAGAACAAAGAAGCTTTCAGActatgtggggaaaaatgaaaaaaccaaaattatcGTCAAGATTCAGCAA AAGGGGCAGGGAGCCCCAGCCCGAGAGCCCATTATTAGCAGCGAGGAGCAGAAGCAGCTGATGCTCTATTACCACAGAAGACAGGAGGAGCTCAAG aaattggaagaaaatgatgatGACTCCTGTTTGAATTCTCCGTGGGCAGATAACACTGCTTTGAAAAGACATTTTCACGGGGTGAAAGACATAAAGTGGAGACCCAGATGA
- the Cfap298 gene encoding cilia- and flagella-associated protein 298 isoform X3, with translation MVLLHVKRGDESQFLLQAPGSTELEELTVQVAQVYNGRLKVQRLCSEMEELAEHGIFLPPNMQGLTDEQIEELKLKDEWGEKCIPSGGSVFKKDDIGRRNGQAPNEKLKQVLKKTIEEAKAIISKAGLSVIDESQAQLWWAAKELRRTKKLSDYVGKNEKTKIIVKIQQKGQGAPAREPIISSEEQKQLMLYYHRRQEELKKLEENDDDSCLNSPWADNTALKRHFHGVKDIKWRPR, from the exons ATGGTTCTTCTGCATGTAAAGAGGGGCGACGAGAGCCAGTTCCTGCTGCAGGCGCCGGGGAGCACGGAGCTGGAGGAGCTCACGGTGCAGGTGGCCCAGGTCTACAACGGGCGGCTCAAAGTGCAGCGCCTGTGCTCAG AAATGGAAGAGTTAGCGGAGCATGGCATATTTCTCCCTCCTAATATGCAAGGACTGACCGATGAGCAGATTGAAGAACTGAAATTAAAGGATGAATGGGGTGAAAAATGTATACCCAGTGGGGGTTCAGTATTTAAGAAGGACGACATCGGCCGAAGGAACGGGCAAG ccccaaatgaaaaactgaagcaggttttaaagaagactatagaagaggCCAAAGCAATAATATCTAAG GCAGGGCTCAGCGTCATTGATGAGTCCCAGGCACAACTGTGGTGGGCAGCCAAGGAGTTAAGAAGAACAAAGAAGCTTTCAGActatgtggggaaaaatgaaaaaaccaaaattatcGTCAAGATTCAGCAA AAGGGGCAGGGAGCCCCAGCCCGAGAGCCCATTATTAGCAGCGAGGAGCAGAAGCAGCTGATGCTCTATTACCACAGAAGACAGGAGGAGCTCAAG aaattggaagaaaatgatgatGACTCCTGTTTGAATTCTCCGTGGGCAGATAACACTGCTTTGAAAAGACATTTTCACGGGGTGAAAGACATAAAGTGGAGACCCAGATGA